From Candidatus Rubrimentiphilum sp., one genomic window encodes:
- a CDS encoding AAA family ATPase, giving the protein MIAKLCAPPKGGSTASGLVEYLTGYSVAEKGASRQEVTDALEAVIAEAEARPDLGAGEIWRPVAGAGSRPSSILVRNCNSFATSALEMDGDAASNLGVKNPAMHWVFSFQTAESGRLTDEQVHQYVGEVLEKIDLGRHRSVAAVHRDTIIFDRDEDGRIKRDQDGNAIVKDGNLHVHLAIGSVSPETGLAYNKTGLYRRVAWAEREVERDHGLLHDRGLAVVRDIGTEMERVDWASKIGPDGTFATSEIAQWRRERQQERLAREQRRSFEAYRTRDQSFERYANATLAPRLGTAMDLSRERGRNPSWSELHAISARYGVSLETDADGRVILRDVGIAQMRLEHGRERKELRERLKSQTVDRDEIDRQVAELAAKHEEAEGKERERLREHGETVELDAVLDDDRADMPAFQDVEQAEAALISAIEANPKLILDDLTAQSSTFSREDLDRELCRHLSDPAEIERLGDLVMRSDNIRMLSPDAAYGLYTTIEILKCEDQLAADARTLARRESGITRKEIDRAIKDLENERSERGKTFRLNEEQREALHKLEAGSLVSIEGRPGVGKTTVMAALRHIGEQTDRDVVGLSLSQAAAERLAVEAGFATVNTSRARILEDSGTEIIPRGGIVCVDEASMIDSRTNARILALAKERGATVIEIYDTRQLQPIDYGASARIIRDVAKEAGSHAELNQIMRQKRDWHREAVNTLAGAIPERDESKRYAKVRESLEILDENGAITWVADRDEAIETAITKSRVHKAFGHDTIVAASDRDSVRHLNEEDRRRSGLEGKGLTYNTDGGKREFAPGDRLMFLENSLGERDLGVLNGDRGTVVSVKRNEITVDVDAIDGREKRTIAFSPQSYKAFDHGNASTHHKTQGASVGAAVGLIDRSASAEMVFMAASRSKHDLDLIVSRESFENLDELAEHVASRISLKTTSRNYDEILEKTGGKETLRVINQEQQRQAEPMRRLYDAEVVEPTRALREERVREIREAYAGRKREIAEDKELQMAARLEQEKKALKELRSEIRRAYTEIQPTLSFGEFLEEREQARQAARAIEQQREAKRVREQARAQQIDRKQPTITHEIEKEHGFELSR; this is encoded by the coding sequence GTCCGCGCTCGAAATGGACGGCGACGCCGCTTCGAATCTAGGCGTGAAGAACCCGGCGATGCATTGGGTCTTCTCATTCCAAACCGCTGAATCGGGCCGTCTGACCGACGAGCAGGTGCATCAGTACGTGGGCGAAGTGCTCGAGAAGATCGATCTTGGCCGTCATCGCAGCGTCGCAGCCGTGCACCGAGACACGATCATTTTCGATCGCGATGAAGACGGTCGGATCAAACGCGATCAAGACGGCAACGCCATTGTCAAAGACGGCAATCTGCACGTCCATCTCGCTATCGGCAGCGTGAGTCCGGAGACCGGGCTCGCATACAACAAGACCGGTTTGTATCGGCGCGTGGCTTGGGCGGAACGCGAAGTCGAACGCGACCACGGTTTGCTCCACGATCGCGGTTTGGCCGTCGTCCGTGACATCGGCACGGAGATGGAGCGTGTCGATTGGGCGAGCAAGATCGGGCCTGATGGCACCTTTGCCACCTCCGAGATCGCGCAGTGGAGGCGCGAGAGGCAGCAGGAACGGCTTGCGCGCGAACAGCGCCGGAGCTTCGAGGCCTACCGCACGCGCGACCAAAGCTTTGAGCGGTACGCCAACGCGACTCTGGCGCCGAGACTCGGAACCGCCATGGATCTCTCTCGCGAGAGAGGACGTAACCCGTCGTGGAGCGAGCTTCACGCGATCTCCGCGCGCTACGGGGTTTCCCTAGAAACCGATGCTGACGGTCGCGTGATACTTCGAGATGTCGGCATTGCGCAGATGCGCCTGGAACATGGGCGCGAACGCAAGGAGCTGCGCGAGCGCCTGAAGTCCCAGACGGTTGACCGCGATGAGATCGATCGCCAAGTAGCGGAGCTTGCAGCCAAACACGAGGAGGCAGAGGGCAAAGAGCGAGAGCGTCTGCGCGAGCACGGAGAGACCGTAGAGCTTGATGCCGTGCTGGACGACGACCGAGCGGATATGCCGGCGTTCCAAGACGTCGAGCAGGCTGAAGCCGCGCTCATTTCCGCGATCGAGGCGAATCCGAAGTTGATCCTCGACGACTTGACCGCGCAAAGCTCGACGTTTTCCCGCGAGGATCTGGATCGCGAACTGTGCAGGCATCTGTCGGATCCAGCCGAGATCGAGCGGTTGGGCGATCTGGTTATGCGTTCCGACAATATCCGGATGCTTTCGCCGGATGCGGCGTACGGATTGTATACCACGATTGAAATTCTCAAGTGTGAGGATCAGCTCGCAGCCGACGCTCGCACCTTGGCTCGTCGCGAATCGGGAATCACGCGCAAAGAAATCGATCGCGCGATCAAAGACCTTGAAAACGAGCGCTCCGAACGCGGCAAAACTTTTCGCTTGAACGAAGAGCAGCGCGAAGCCCTGCATAAGCTCGAAGCTGGATCGCTCGTCTCGATTGAAGGCCGGCCGGGCGTAGGCAAAACGACTGTCATGGCTGCTCTCAGGCATATCGGCGAGCAAACGGATCGCGACGTCGTTGGGTTGAGCTTGAGTCAAGCTGCGGCGGAGCGCCTTGCGGTCGAAGCCGGCTTTGCAACTGTGAATACCTCGCGCGCGCGCATTCTCGAAGACTCCGGCACGGAGATCATTCCTCGCGGAGGGATCGTATGCGTGGACGAGGCTTCAATGATCGACAGCCGCACTAACGCGCGCATCCTTGCGCTCGCGAAAGAGCGCGGCGCTACGGTCATCGAGATCTACGACACCCGCCAGCTCCAACCGATTGACTACGGAGCCTCGGCGCGCATCATACGCGACGTCGCCAAAGAAGCCGGCTCGCATGCCGAGCTAAACCAAATCATGCGCCAAAAACGCGATTGGCACAGGGAAGCCGTCAATACATTGGCAGGCGCGATTCCAGAGCGCGATGAGTCAAAGCGCTACGCTAAAGTGCGCGAATCGCTTGAAATTCTCGACGAGAACGGTGCGATCACGTGGGTTGCAGATCGCGACGAAGCAATCGAAACCGCGATCACAAAGAGCAGGGTTCACAAGGCCTTCGGACACGACACAATCGTGGCGGCCAGCGACAGAGACAGCGTCCGGCACCTGAACGAAGAGGATCGCCGGCGTTCCGGCCTTGAGGGCAAGGGGCTCACCTACAACACGGACGGAGGCAAAAGAGAATTCGCTCCCGGCGACCGGTTAATGTTTCTCGAAAACAGCCTGGGTGAACGCGATCTGGGCGTGCTCAATGGAGATCGCGGAACAGTCGTCTCCGTCAAGCGGAATGAGATAACGGTAGACGTCGACGCGATCGACGGTCGCGAAAAGCGTACCATCGCGTTCTCACCGCAATCGTACAAGGCTTTCGACCACGGGAACGCTAGCACGCACCATAAGACGCAAGGGGCTTCCGTTGGGGCGGCCGTTGGACTTATCGATAGATCCGCGAGCGCGGAGATGGTCTTCATGGCTGCTAGCCGGTCGAAGCATGATCTCGACCTCATCGTTTCGCGTGAGTCGTTCGAGAATCTTGACGAGCTTGCTGAGCACGTGGCTTCCCGAATCTCGCTCAAGACAACATCGCGCAACTACGACGAGATCTTAGAAAAGACCGGTGGAAAGGAAACACTCAGAGTAATTAATCAGGAACAACAGCGGCAGGCCGAGCCGATGCGCCGCCTTTATGACGCGGAGGTTGTCGAGCCGACGCGCGCGCTGCGGGAAGAACGCGTCCGCGAAATCCGCGAAGCGTACGCGGGGAGAAAGCGTGAGATCGCGGAGGATAAGGAACTTCAGATGGCAGCGCGGCTCGAACAGGAAAAGAAAGCGCTGAAAGAGCTGCGCAGCGAGATCCGCCGCGCGTACACCGAAATTCAGCCGACGCTCTCTTTCGGCGAGTTTTTGGAAGAGCGAGAGCAGGCTCGCCAAGCAGCGCGAGCGATCGAGCAGCAACGCGAGGCCAAGCGCGTCCGCGAGCAAGCGCGCGCGCAACAGATCGATCGCAAGCAGCCCACGATCACACACGAGATAGAGAAAGAACATGGATTCGAACTCAGCAGATAA
- a CDS encoding HigA family addiction module antitoxin has protein sequence MIIIDRHGNRRRMTLLEQEMRFSNRRPETPLPRDREPTHPGEFVRLEFLEPEGITQKAFAKALDISLVRANEILNGKRRVSPDTAVRLGIALGTSPDVWLRMQAARDLWELQRGHVRKGFAKGVKSFRKVKQLVNAPMGDPPVVFDAVAPLD, from the coding sequence ATGATTATCATTGATCGCCATGGCAACCGACGCCGGATGACTTTGCTCGAACAAGAAATGCGATTTAGCAATCGCCGGCCCGAAACGCCACTTCCGAGGGATAGGGAGCCAACTCATCCCGGTGAGTTCGTTCGACTCGAGTTTCTCGAACCTGAAGGAATTACGCAAAAGGCGTTTGCAAAAGCTTTGGATATTTCACTGGTTCGTGCGAATGAGATCCTCAACGGCAAGCGCCGGGTGTCCCCAGACACAGCCGTGCGTCTCGGCATTGCTCTTGGGACATCGCCGGATGTTTGGCTTCGCATGCAAGCTGCGCGGGATCTCTGGGAGCTTCAGCGAGGACATGTACGAAAGGGCTTTGCAAAAGGAGTGAAGAGCTTTCGCAAGGTTAAGCAGCTAGTCAATGCCCCGATGGGCGATCCGCCCGTAGTCTTTGATGCAGTGGCGCCGCTAGATTAA
- a CDS encoding DNA-processing protein DprA, translating into MMPQDASGDILDQGVSWARASSYFALLEILRSPDAANEAWATAEVHGGMAASRVHSIGRIVGRTDVDDKAFMLARKHVLEGFTQLRHDDVILEKGTVGYPTRLAETPDAPQFLFVRQQANVLDLPSLSVVGTRQASQDGRDRARRLAHLLARRGIVVCSGLAAGIDEAAHLGCLEAGGITIAVLGTPLTRVYPKEHAALQERIGFVGAVVSQFHPKSKTLPLCFPLRNATMSGLSLGTVVIEASETSGALVQARKALQQGRKLFIPRSALDSDRLRWPRQYVNRGAHVFATIDELVSVLETENLVPQRDLVPTAATAVGLRAS; encoded by the coding sequence ATGATGCCACAGGATGCGAGCGGGGATATCCTGGATCAGGGCGTGAGCTGGGCACGCGCGTCGAGTTACTTCGCGCTTCTTGAAATATTGCGCTCCCCAGACGCTGCAAATGAAGCCTGGGCGACAGCAGAGGTTCACGGCGGCATGGCAGCTTCTCGCGTTCACTCGATCGGCCGCATCGTCGGGCGGACTGACGTCGATGATAAAGCATTTATGCTCGCGCGAAAGCACGTGCTTGAGGGCTTTACGCAACTTCGGCATGACGACGTTATTCTAGAAAAAGGAACCGTCGGTTATCCCACGCGGCTGGCCGAAACGCCTGATGCGCCTCAGTTTCTCTTCGTGCGCCAACAAGCCAATGTGCTGGACCTTCCCTCCCTTTCCGTCGTGGGAACTAGGCAGGCGTCGCAGGATGGCCGCGACCGGGCGCGCCGCCTGGCCCACTTACTCGCGCGCCGTGGCATCGTTGTTTGCTCCGGCCTAGCGGCTGGAATTGATGAAGCGGCGCATTTGGGCTGCCTTGAAGCCGGCGGCATCACGATTGCTGTCCTAGGTACTCCCCTTACGCGCGTCTATCCCAAAGAGCACGCAGCGCTGCAGGAGCGCATAGGCTTCGTTGGCGCGGTCGTCTCGCAATTTCATCCGAAATCAAAGACGCTACCTCTTTGTTTTCCACTGCGCAATGCTACTATGAGCGGCCTTTCTCTCGGAACTGTTGTAATCGAAGCGTCGGAGACGAGCGGAGCCCTCGTACAGGCACGAAAAGCGCTTCAGCAAGGTCGTAAGTTATTTATTCCGAGAAGCGCACTAGATAGCGATCGACTTCGCTGGCCAAGGCAATACGTTAACCGAGGGGCCCACGTTTTCGCCACGATAGATGAACTTGTGAGCGTCCTAGAAACAGAGAATCTAGTGCCGCAACGTGATCTTGTGCCGACTGCCGCTACGGCGGTTGGACTTCGTGCTTCTTGA
- a CDS encoding phosphoribosyltransferase family protein encodes MLLELNQLKVIILDHPPKAEIEALARLGQAAKMCALVDTDEVAWWHDRLPNDSLVLAFDDSPFTDTAGNVKAALEALKAQPHECVYVSFNPLTIEEAVGTRVPTMLVSEVTGEILPDLFLNSVPELETAITDIAASKPHGYIIEQFSMRFGGGTSPASTGYVNYQQYLKGRDYLDATICNEIKVVVNGRYFPETESRHAKHQPSLRLLHAKYGDRRGKPLASAFGYALNLVVKENPEIDLITRVPPKPSKPEDHLGVFLNAAAEIADKNRGSDLRSLVRLDAVKCVKEYGQQHKAGNYAKRIANVRGVFDANRDIVRGKTVLLVDDILTSGATIVEMTRILHEAGATSIIACPVAITQRVINYDPDYELACPRAGCTGTMRIRFAKNTEGTFWGCDQWLPGNRGCNEMMSFQDGLAAVNRLATTDAIVTVGGYSF; translated from the coding sequence GTGCTTCTTGAGCTAAATCAACTCAAAGTCATTATTCTCGATCACCCTCCTAAGGCCGAGATCGAGGCACTAGCGCGTTTAGGCCAGGCCGCCAAGATGTGCGCGCTCGTTGACACGGATGAGGTTGCCTGGTGGCACGATCGCCTGCCTAATGATTCCTTAGTGCTTGCATTCGACGACTCGCCCTTCACCGATACTGCTGGAAACGTTAAGGCCGCTCTCGAGGCTCTGAAAGCTCAGCCCCACGAATGCGTATATGTTTCATTTAACCCACTAACGATAGAAGAGGCCGTCGGCACTCGCGTTCCCACGATGTTAGTAAGCGAAGTTACGGGTGAGATTCTGCCCGATCTGTTCCTCAACTCCGTACCTGAACTCGAGACTGCCATTACCGACATCGCTGCGTCGAAGCCTCATGGCTACATTATTGAGCAGTTCTCAATGCGCTTTGGTGGCGGAACAAGCCCGGCCAGTACGGGGTACGTTAATTATCAGCAGTACCTAAAAGGCCGCGACTATTTAGACGCCACCATCTGTAACGAAATCAAGGTTGTCGTAAATGGCAGGTATTTTCCCGAAACGGAATCTCGGCATGCAAAACACCAGCCTTCGCTACGCCTACTACATGCAAAGTATGGTGATCGGCGTGGGAAACCTCTAGCCTCCGCGTTCGGATACGCATTAAACCTTGTCGTTAAGGAAAATCCGGAAATTGATCTGATCACGCGGGTTCCACCTAAGCCTTCCAAACCCGAAGATCACTTGGGTGTTTTCTTGAACGCCGCGGCTGAGATCGCCGACAAGAATCGTGGAAGTGATCTGCGGTCCCTTGTCAGACTTGATGCGGTCAAATGCGTAAAGGAATACGGACAACAACACAAGGCTGGCAACTACGCGAAGCGCATTGCGAATGTGCGAGGCGTTTTTGATGCAAATCGCGACATCGTTCGTGGCAAAACCGTCCTTCTTGTAGACGACATTCTAACGAGCGGCGCCACCATCGTTGAAATGACGCGGATTCTGCACGAAGCGGGAGCCACGTCAATTATCGCCTGCCCCGTTGCAATTACTCAACGAGTGATCAACTACGATCCGGATTACGAACTTGCATGCCCACGTGCCGGGTGCACCGGAACCATGCGTATTCGTTTTGCCAAAAATACCGAAGGCACTTTTTGGGGATGCGATCAATGGCTTCCGGGTAACAGAGGTTGTAATGAAATGATGAGTTTCCAAGACGGCCTCGCTGCAGTAAATCGCTTGGCAACGACGGACGCCATTGTGACCGTTGGGGGTTACTCTTTTTGA
- a CDS encoding transposase: MINANGRNTRPVPKKSGSSVKQRGFATPARKRTFLKCNPAVGNESGLIYALSTTLNVGEGTADNEHFELLLSRCLANCDFELILCDKGYFDEENFQLAQRFGKLLVVMPKKNAKPECSDTPQLRFIAWLTEQYPSVVRRFYRLRPKIEAIFSQKKRKNGHVKLRRRRWELARFESLSYPFDPKEKVTSVVKRFRLTINRIIARERVGIAQHNEMLAKAIANNLRRLIKLGREYDDPITDFGCDKAFRPRRRVSPPPITP, translated from the coding sequence ATGATTAACGCTAACGGTCGCAACACCCGCCCCGTCCCTAAAAAGTCCGGATCGTCCGTAAAACAGCGCGGTTTCGCCACGCCGGCGCGCAAGAGGACGTTTCTCAAGTGCAACCCGGCGGTTGGGAACGAATCTGGTCTGATATACGCTTTGTCGACGACACTCAATGTGGGAGAAGGCACGGCAGACAACGAGCACTTCGAGTTGCTTCTTAGTCGGTGCCTTGCGAATTGCGACTTCGAATTAATTCTATGCGACAAAGGTTATTTTGACGAAGAGAACTTCCAATTGGCTCAGCGCTTCGGAAAGCTTCTCGTCGTAATGCCCAAGAAAAACGCCAAACCCGAGTGTTCAGATACTCCGCAGCTGCGCTTTATCGCGTGGTTGACTGAGCAATACCCCTCTGTAGTACGCCGTTTCTACCGGTTACGCCCGAAGATCGAAGCGATATTCTCCCAGAAAAAACGGAAGAATGGCCACGTAAAACTGCGGCGACGGCGCTGGGAGCTGGCGCGTTTTGAATCCTTGAGCTACCCGTTCGACCCAAAAGAGAAGGTTACGAGCGTGGTTAAACGCTTTCGGCTCACTATCAATCGTATCATCGCTCGGGAACGCGTAGGTATCGCGCAGCATAACGAGATGCTCGCGAAGGCCATCGCAAACAACTTACGGAGGCTTATCAAGTTGGGGCGCGAGTACGACGATCCCATCACGGACTTTGGTTGTGATAAGGCCTTTCGGCCTAGGCGTCGTGTTTCACCCCCGCCAATCACGCCTTAA
- a CDS encoding ATP-binding protein produces MQETPERQALTPQLVHESRQPAGLPLPSGFEVIGRVVHWEGTPDFNDAAGLLNHGHEVKPGQFIGVWHGARQTPVLTVVQVNNCREVNPNEEPQLAVARDRLGLGANYAKEGISTRIFRLLESATIEEFDIDPVTGEVKAERGSPELLVRAGDPIVLLPDEMIARTIGSEPSAESGLALGHVYGAPAVPVNLKPELLQMHVGIFGQPGKGKSYQSGVVMEEALRWGIATLVLDINGEMIEAARALGGRVIGLPDPAAFGLSLGLITSSELIQIAPNVQDGTVYAELIELAHERLRTERHGGHFTFDDLQQKMIELAKIQDVKAPSLGIAVNRVRALEQDPIIGGSFDFIEELIKHRLVVLDCRFLSLRQTRLIAAAAARELQRKGREMARKPAGTDPEAAGWFTLLIVDEAHQVAPNDEHVVSSQVMFELARMGRHVRTGLVLVSQSPGDINPSVLKRLQTRFIFALEKDQLRAIQGVTADLDERLIGQLPKLPRGVCAVSGSSELIRHGFLLAVRKRETPVGGGTPKVFSGRKKLDLTTSLHRERSDA; encoded by the coding sequence ATGCAGGAGACGCCTGAACGACAAGCCCTTACGCCGCAACTGGTCCACGAGAGCCGGCAGCCGGCGGGCCTCCCGCTTCCGAGTGGCTTTGAGGTTATCGGGCGTGTGGTTCATTGGGAAGGGACGCCCGATTTCAACGACGCTGCCGGTCTTCTCAACCATGGCCACGAGGTCAAACCCGGGCAATTCATCGGCGTGTGGCACGGCGCGAGGCAAACCCCGGTGCTCACCGTGGTGCAAGTGAACAATTGCCGAGAGGTCAACCCTAACGAGGAACCTCAGCTTGCCGTCGCGCGCGATCGGCTCGGCCTCGGCGCCAACTACGCCAAGGAAGGGATCTCGACGCGCATCTTTCGGTTGCTCGAGTCGGCAACGATTGAAGAGTTCGATATAGACCCGGTCACCGGCGAAGTGAAAGCTGAACGTGGTTCGCCTGAACTTCTGGTACGCGCCGGTGATCCGATAGTGCTCCTACCCGACGAGATGATCGCGCGCACCATCGGATCGGAACCGTCGGCGGAGAGCGGATTGGCTCTCGGTCACGTCTACGGCGCTCCCGCCGTACCAGTCAACTTGAAACCTGAACTGCTCCAGATGCACGTTGGTATTTTTGGACAACCTGGAAAAGGCAAGTCATATCAATCGGGCGTCGTGATGGAAGAGGCATTGCGGTGGGGCATCGCGACCCTTGTGCTCGACATTAATGGAGAGATGATCGAGGCGGCACGCGCGCTGGGCGGCCGGGTGATTGGCCTGCCCGATCCGGCTGCATTCGGCCTCTCCTTAGGTTTGATAACGTCATCGGAATTGATTCAAATCGCTCCCAACGTTCAGGACGGCACCGTATACGCTGAACTAATCGAGCTTGCTCACGAGCGTTTGCGTACCGAACGCCACGGCGGTCATTTCACGTTCGACGACCTTCAACAAAAGATGATCGAGCTTGCGAAGATTCAAGACGTAAAGGCGCCTAGCTTAGGGATCGCCGTAAACCGTGTGCGCGCACTTGAACAAGATCCGATAATCGGTGGTAGCTTCGATTTTATCGAGGAGCTTATCAAACACCGACTCGTCGTGCTTGATTGTCGCTTCTTGAGCCTGCGCCAAACGCGCTTGATTGCGGCCGCGGCGGCGCGTGAACTCCAACGCAAGGGGCGGGAAATGGCACGCAAACCCGCTGGCACGGATCCGGAGGCCGCCGGCTGGTTCACGCTTCTGATTGTTGACGAGGCTCACCAGGTTGCTCCGAACGACGAGCACGTTGTCAGCAGTCAAGTAATGTTCGAACTGGCGCGCATGGGTCGTCACGTTCGCACCGGTCTTGTGCTCGTAAGCCAGTCGCCAGGCGACATCAATCCGAGTGTTCTCAAACGGCTGCAGACGCGATTCATCTTCGCCTTGGAGAAGGACCAGCTGCGCGCAATCCAAGGAGTTACCGCCGATTTGGATGAGCGGCTTATTGGGCAATTGCCGAAGTTACCGCGCGGTGTGTGCGCGGTATCGGGCTCGAGCGAGCTCATTCGGCACGGGTTTCTTTTAGCGGTGCGCAAACGCGAAACGCCGGTCGGTGGAGGGACGCCTAAAGTATTTTCTGGCCGTAAGAAGTTGGACTTAACGACTTCATTGCACCGGGAACGCTCCGATGCTTAG
- a CDS encoding DNA cytosine methyltransferase, with product MVDLFCGCGGLTYGLQSTGRFQTVLSVDSSEDALRTLVHNHSVNGRCPKIIAADLGSFGAAAIRSELRRLGILTGELDCLVGGPPCEGFSQNHGKAIAGRDAHDFLASDTYATRQWYRARGASATRVKRTRRSQLHDARNHLFRIMLDAAELTKPKIVVIENVREFLTYKDGEIKDEICIFLEAIGYRVEVAVLNAADYGVPQLRKRAFIVALRSDIAATFSGSAFPKRTHKERQNGSADRDGVYVTVREALMGLPVATLHDGNVKPDVPRRITAPTPFQRYIAGGSGTVYPSQHVTRPISLKVLNRIKAMKPGMKIRDLPAKLRPRKFYANAYARLQWGKPANTITKSFNNLGSGKFCHPSRDRGITVREAARLQSFPDTFEFVGSVRAITAMIGGAVPPLLARALGLHFADILDCATKPRKRSARQDNNRAHNGRRGG from the coding sequence GTGGTCGATTTATTTTGTGGCTGCGGCGGTTTAACGTACGGCCTTCAATCGACTGGCCGATTTCAAACGGTCTTGAGCGTTGACTCATCCGAAGACGCCCTGCGGACGCTGGTCCACAACCACAGCGTAAACGGCCGGTGCCCCAAGATCATCGCCGCGGATCTCGGGTCGTTCGGTGCGGCAGCCATTCGATCGGAGCTTCGGAGGTTAGGAATACTTACAGGGGAACTCGATTGTCTAGTTGGCGGGCCCCCGTGCGAAGGCTTCAGTCAAAATCACGGAAAGGCGATCGCGGGTCGCGACGCACATGACTTTCTTGCTTCGGACACGTACGCAACCCGCCAATGGTACCGCGCTCGGGGAGCGTCAGCTACGCGAGTTAAGCGAACCCGCCGCTCGCAACTTCATGACGCACGCAATCATCTATTTCGGATAATGCTCGACGCAGCCGAACTTACGAAACCCAAGATTGTGGTGATTGAGAACGTTCGTGAGTTCCTGACGTACAAAGACGGCGAAATCAAAGACGAGATCTGCATCTTTCTAGAGGCTATTGGTTACCGCGTCGAAGTCGCGGTGCTGAACGCGGCTGACTACGGGGTTCCACAATTGCGCAAGCGAGCGTTTATCGTCGCACTTCGTAGTGATATCGCAGCAACTTTCTCCGGATCCGCGTTTCCAAAACGCACTCATAAAGAACGACAGAACGGATCCGCCGACCGCGATGGTGTGTACGTAACAGTGCGCGAAGCGCTAATGGGTCTACCAGTGGCGACGCTGCACGACGGCAATGTGAAACCCGATGTACCTAGGAGGATTACGGCGCCTACGCCCTTTCAACGTTATATAGCTGGGGGCAGCGGAACAGTCTATCCCTCTCAACACGTCACTCGGCCTATCAGTCTCAAGGTCCTCAATCGCATTAAAGCCATGAAGCCTGGCATGAAAATCCGAGACCTGCCCGCGAAATTAAGACCTAGGAAGTTTTACGCGAATGCTTACGCGCGATTGCAGTGGGGCAAGCCCGCAAATACAATCACAAAGAGCTTTAACAATTTAGGATCGGGCAAATTCTGTCACCCGTCCCGAGACCGAGGAATAACAGTGCGGGAAGCGGCTCGCCTGCAGTCGTTTCCGGACACGTTTGAGTTTGTGGGCTCGGTCCGTGCAATTACGGCAATGATCGGTGGTGCCGTACCTCCGTTACTGGCGCGCGCTTTAGGTCTGCATTTCGCCGATATTCTCGACTGTGCGACAAAGCCACGGAAGCGTTCAGCAAGGCAAGACAATAACCGAGCGCATAATGGTAGACGCGGTGGTTAA
- a CDS encoding helix-turn-helix domain-containing protein, translating into MVDAVVKAEQGLDRFRSVLNAKESEIVSKLLAAGGEIVRREELLLVLAGRAPRTLDTYIKQIRAKMRGVGLSDRMLTTHAGTGYSFHYKP; encoded by the coding sequence ATGGTAGACGCGGTGGTTAAAGCAGAACAAGGCCTCGACCGTTTTCGGAGCGTCTTAAACGCAAAGGAATCGGAAATTGTTAGCAAACTTTTGGCGGCAGGCGGCGAGATTGTGCGCCGAGAGGAACTTCTTCTTGTTCTCGCGGGCCGCGCACCGCGAACCCTTGATACGTACATCAAGCAGATACGAGCAAAAATGCGCGGCGTCGGCTTGAGCGATCGTATGCTGACGACCCATGCCGGCACTGGCTACAGTTTTCATTACAAGCCATGA